The Mercurialis annua linkage group LG2, ddMerAnnu1.2, whole genome shotgun sequence genome contains a region encoding:
- the LOC126666616 gene encoding uncharacterized protein LOC126666616, producing the protein MPINRDPSTPPPMIGKIGPYTVFMTPPATPKPPSPLFESPKKMVSSPPPVLPPPQQIDKSLSSHSLPNGSVSGFFKNAVTRVQNAHSSLDEHLARWFGLNQSKYQWALDDYYETKELGKDDPKAKDISSKVQTV; encoded by the exons ATGCCAATCAACAGAGACCCATCAACGCCGCCGCCCATGATCGGCAAAATCGGACCTTACACCGTCTTCATGACCCCACCTGCCACCCCTAAACCGCCGTCGCCGCTTTTTGAATCCCCTAAAAAGATGGTTTCTTCGCCTCCGCCGGTGCTTCCTCCGCCTCAACAGATCGACAAGTCTCTCTCTTCTCACTCTTTACCAAACGGTTCCGTTTCTGGGTTCTTTAAAAATGCTGTCACCAGAGTTCAAAATG CTCATTCGAGCTTAGATGAGCATTTGGCACGGTGGTTTGGGTTGAATCAGTCCAAGTATCAGTGGGCGTTGGATGATTATTATGAGACCAAGGAATTG GGAAAGGATGATCCAAAAGCTAAAGACATTTCAAGCAAAGTACAAACTGTATAA
- the LOC126668782 gene encoding uncharacterized protein LOC126668782, whose protein sequence is MHRYILSQLSPPSPPPDQPLWIPNHNHVTQFDILILICVLIYFIAITIFCLWTLRLSNTHYLYDDEDDDEPEYVHLDIENVHRDARINARIDAQIDAAERRNTEERRSRRTIEILKLFKKVVYSKNKVDDGDDECPICLEKFEDENKCVVLPCSHMFHELCLQNWLNKNISCPICRADAWKFGFENQV, encoded by the coding sequence ATGCATCGATATATCCTCTCCCAATTATCACCACCGTCTCCGCCGCCGGATCAACCATTATGGATACCTAACCACAATCACGTTACCCAATTTGACATTCTAATACTTATTTGTGTTCTGATTTATTTCATCGCTATTACAATATTTTGCTTATGGACTCTTCGCTTGTCTAATACTCACTACTTATACGATGACGAGGACGATGACGAACCAGAATATGTTCATCTCGACATTGAAAACGTTCATCGCGACGCTCGAATCAACGCTCGAATCGACGCTCAAATCGACGCTGCAGAACGTCGAAACACGGAAGAACGGCGATCGAGAAGGACcattgaaattttaaagttaTTCAAGAAAGTTGTTTACAGCAAGAACAAGGTTGATGATGGTGATGACGAGTGCCCTATTTGCTTAGAGAAATTCGAAGATGAAAACAAGTGTGTGGTGCTTCCTTGCAGTCACATGTTTCATGAACTGTGCCTGCAAAATTGGCTAAATAAGAATATTTCATGCCCTATTTGTCGAGCTGATGCTTGGAAGTTTGGCTTTGAAAATCAAGTTTAA
- the LOC126668783 gene encoding uncharacterized protein LOC126668783 → MHRYFLSDLSPPPLPPYQPLWILYHDDVTHILLVIGLVCFLISFATIMVCLGPRTSNTQNNEHNEPEHVEIGAAERGNVEERREGTLTLIQLFKKVVYSKKKVSTSEEDDDVCPICLEKFEDENECVVLPCSHMFHELCLQNWLNKNTLCPICRADAWEIHLENQV, encoded by the coding sequence ATGCATCGATATTTCCTCTCCGACTTATCACCACCGCCTCTGCCGCCGTATCAACCATTATGGATACTTTACCACGATGACGTTACTCATATTTTACTGGTTATCGGACTTGTTTGTTTTCTGATTTCTTTCGCAACTATAATGGTTTGCTTAGGTCCTCGCACTTCTAATACTCAAAACAATGAACATAACGAACCAGAACACGTTGAAATCGGCGCTGCAGAACGTGGAAACGTGGAAGAACGGCGAGAAGGAACGTTGACATTAATACAGTTGTTCAAGAAAGTTGTTTATAGTAAGAAAAAGGTGTCGACTAGTGAGGAAGATGATGATGTGTGCCCTATTTGCTTAGAGAAATTCGAAGATGAAAACGAGTGTGTGGTGCTTCCTTGCAGTCATATGTTTCATGAACTGTGCCTGCAAAATTGGCTGAATAAGAATACTCTGTGCCCTATTTGTCGAGCTGATGCTTGGGAGATTCATCTTGAAAATCAAGTTTAA
- the LOC126670658 gene encoding RING-H2 finger protein ATL34-like, with protein MHRYFLSDLSPPSLPPDQPIWIRYSFVPDHAAHFFLLVIVLVLVLIFISTAVVCLCPRNSNIRYVEDNEPEHVHGDIEIGAAERREGTLTLIQLFKKVIYSKKKKVSTGEEDDDVCPICLEELEDEDECVVLPCSHMFHELCLQHWLNKNTLCPICRADAWEIRLENQV; from the coding sequence ATGCACCGATATTTCCTCTCCGACTTATCACCGCCGTCTCTGCCGCCGGATCAACCAATATGGATACGTTACAGTTTCGTCCCCGATCACGCtgctcatttttttttattggttaTCGTACTTGTACTTGTTCTGATTTTTATCAGCACTGCAGTGGTTTGCTTATGTCCTCGCAATTCTAATATTCGATACGTTGAAGATAACGAACCAGAACACGTTCATGGTGACATTGAAATCGGCGCTGCAGAACGGCGAGAAGGAACGTTGACATTGATTCAGTTGTTCAAGAAAGTTATTTATAGCAAGAAGAAGAAGGTGTCGACTGGTGAGGAAGACGATGACGTGTGCCCTATTTGCTTAGAGGAATTGGAAGATGAAGACGAGTGTGTGGTGCTTCCTTGCAGTCATATGTTTCATGAACTGTGCCTGCAGCATTGGCTAAACAAGAATACTTTATGCCCTATCTGTCGAGCTGATGCTTGGGAGATTCGCCTTGAAAATCAAGTTTAA
- the LOC126667056 gene encoding rust resistance kinase Lr10-like has translation MKFQSHRLQNIIYPYLNYLVLIFSNSHSSKSKIQREMGFKNEDFQPFPNSDYQQFQRSPDDSFDKFTDQANSTMKWGIAESFVLGVVTIVAITAIVYAIIDCLKKAGSAIPGYARIANIDIDHKVSNQQSSVDHMAITMEQESQNPQIQFPTIERFLSNMAREKPVRFSPQQIEEFTNNCSDILGSGSYGVVFKGVLPNGVPVAVKVLTNRSSNKQLEEQFMAEVSTIGRTYHANLVKLYGFCFDSSVMALVYEYLENGSLNKFLFDENQEIKWEKLNEIAIGTAKGLAYLHEDCEHSIIHYDIKPENILLDDKLNPKVADFGLAKLCNKRENSKIALSGGRGTLGYSAPEVWEWNHPTTHKCDVYSFGIVLFEIIGRRRQFDANAIESRQWLPKWAWDMHKNKELDVMLSFCGIEDKHKRKAERMCNIALMCIQHSPCARPLMSDVVKMLEGSMEITHSPPNPFQYLESAGLDMISSIGSLDDSDTIASRKYFSENYHLASKNDTSEIELATY, from the exons ATGAAATTTCAAAGTCATCGCCTGCAAAATATTATATATCCCTACCTCAATTATTTGGTGCTTATATTTTCCAATTCGCACTCATCCAAATCAAAGATACAGAGAGAAATGGGATTCAAAAACGAAGATTTTCAGCCTTTTCCAAATAGTGATTATCAGCAATTCCAAAGGAGTCCAGATGATTCATTCGACAAATTTACTGATCAGGCTAATTCCACTATGAAATGGGGAATTGCAGAATCTTTTG TACTAGGTGTGGTGACAATTGTAGCAATTACAGCAATAGTATATGCAATTATTGATTGTTTAAAGAAAGCAGGAAGTGCAATTCCAGGTTATGCTAGAATTGCTAACATTGACATTGATCATAAAGTTTCAAACCAACAATCTTCAGTAGATCATATGGCAATAACAATGGAGCAAGAATCTCAAAACCCACAAATTCAGTTTCCAACAATAGAAAGATTCCTCAGTAACATGGCAAGAGAGAAACCTGTTCGGTTTTCGCCTCAGCAGATCGAAGAATTCACCAATAATTGCTCCGACATTTTGGGATCGGGAAGCTATGGAGTAGTCTTCAAAGGCGTGTTACCAAATGGCGTGCCTGTAGCGGTTAAAGTTCTCACGAATCGTTCGAGTAACAAGCAATTGGAGGAGCAATTCATGGCGGAAGTAAGCACTATCGGAAGAACTTACCATGCCAACTTGGTTAAACTTTACGGGTTTTGCTTTGATTCTTCGGTGATGGCTCTTGTTTACGAGTATTTAGAGAACGGATCTTTGAACAAGTTCTTGTTCGACGAAAACCAAGAAATAAAGTGGGAGAAGCTCAACGAGATTGCAATAGGAACTGCAAAAGGTTTAGCCTATTTACACGAGGATTGCGAACATAGCATTATTCATTATGATATCAAACCCGAAAACATTCTTCTCGACGATAAGTTGAATCCAAAGGTTGCGGATTTTGGATTGGCAAAGCTGTGTAATAAAAGAGAAAATAGTAAGATAGCATTAAGTGGCGGTAGAGGAACACTCGGATACTCTGCCCCGGAGGTGTGGGAATGGAATCATCCCACAACTCATAAGTGCGATGTGTATAGTTTTGGGATTGTTCTGTTCGAAATCATCGGAAGGAGACGCCAATTTGATGCCAATGCTATCGAATCTCGCCAATGGCTTCCGAAATGGGCATGGGATATGCATAAGAACAAGGAACTCGACGTGATGTTATCATTTTGCGGGATTGAAGACAAGCATAAGAGAAAGGCAGAGAGAATGTGTAACATTGCTTTGATGTGCATACAACATTCACCATGTGCAAGACCTTTAATGAGTGATGTAGTAAAAATGCTCGAAGGAAGCATGGAAATTACGCATTCGCCTCCGAATCCGTTCCAGTATTTGGAATCTGCGGGTCTTGACATGATATCGAGCATTGGAAGTCTTGACGACTCGGACACGATTGCATCAAGAAAATATTTTTCAGAGAATTATCACCTTGCTTCTAAAAATGATACGTCTGAAATAGAGTTAGCCACTTATTAG